One part of the Lapillicoccus jejuensis genome encodes these proteins:
- a CDS encoding O-acetylhomoserine aminocarboxypropyltransferase/cysteine synthase family protein, with amino-acid sequence MPDPTPPSTPSPPARSERTYGFRTRAVHAGAIPDAVHGARALPIYQSSAFVFDDTADAAARFALQKYGNIYSRLSNPTVASFEERVASLEGGLGAVATSSGLGAELLVFAALAGAGDEVVASSSLYGGTVTQLDVTLRRFGVETTFVASGDPAAYDAAITDRTKLVFVESVANPSGAVADLAGLAEVAHSHGVPLVVDSTVATPYLNRPMEWGADVVVHSATKFLGGHGTTLGGVVVESGRFDWANGRFPLFTEEVPHYGGLTWHGNFGEYAFLTRLRAEQLRDLGPVLSPHSAWLLAQGLETLPLRMEQHVANARVVAEWLEADPRVSQVNWAGLPSHPDHERARRYLPKGPGAVFTFELAGGRAVGQRFIESLDLASHLANIGDTKTLVIHPASTTHAQLSEQQLLDAGVGPGLVRISVGIEDVEDIVADLDQALTTAVREA; translated from the coding sequence GTGCCCGACCCGACACCGCCGTCCACCCCGTCTCCGCCCGCCCGCTCAGAGCGGACCTACGGCTTCCGCACCCGCGCCGTCCACGCCGGGGCGATCCCGGACGCCGTGCACGGCGCGCGGGCGCTGCCGATCTACCAGTCCAGCGCGTTCGTCTTTGACGACACCGCCGACGCGGCGGCCCGGTTCGCCCTGCAGAAGTACGGCAACATCTACAGCCGGCTGTCCAACCCGACGGTCGCGAGCTTCGAGGAGCGGGTCGCCTCGCTCGAGGGCGGGCTCGGCGCCGTCGCGACGTCGTCCGGGCTCGGCGCCGAGCTGCTCGTCTTCGCGGCGCTGGCCGGTGCGGGGGACGAGGTCGTCGCCTCATCGAGCCTGTACGGCGGCACCGTCACCCAGCTCGACGTCACGCTGCGCCGTTTCGGGGTGGAGACGACGTTCGTCGCCTCCGGCGACCCGGCGGCGTACGACGCCGCGATCACCGACCGCACCAAGCTCGTCTTCGTCGAGTCGGTGGCGAACCCGTCCGGCGCGGTGGCCGACCTCGCCGGGCTGGCCGAGGTGGCGCACAGCCACGGGGTGCCGCTCGTCGTGGACTCGACGGTGGCGACGCCGTACCTCAACCGGCCGATGGAGTGGGGGGCCGACGTCGTCGTGCACTCGGCGACGAAGTTCCTCGGTGGGCACGGCACGACGCTCGGCGGGGTGGTCGTCGAGTCGGGCCGCTTCGACTGGGCCAACGGGCGGTTCCCGCTGTTCACCGAGGAGGTGCCGCACTACGGCGGCCTGACCTGGCACGGCAACTTCGGCGAGTACGCGTTCCTCACCCGGCTGCGGGCCGAGCAGCTGCGCGACCTCGGGCCGGTGCTCAGCCCGCACTCCGCCTGGCTGCTGGCGCAGGGGCTGGAGACCCTGCCGCTGCGGATGGAGCAGCACGTCGCGAACGCCCGGGTCGTCGCCGAGTGGCTCGAGGCGGATCCCCGTGTCTCGCAGGTGAACTGGGCCGGGCTGCCGTCGCACCCGGACCACGAGCGGGCGAGGCGCTACCTGCCCAAGGGGCCGGGCGCGGTGTTCACCTTCGAGCTGGCCGGCGGGCGCGCGGTGGGGCAGCGGTTCATCGAGTCGCTCGACCTCGCCTCGCACCTGGCCAACATCGGTGACACGAAGACGCTCGTCATCCACCCGGCCTCGACGACGCACGCCCAGCTGAGCGAGCAGCAGCTGCTCGACGCCGGGGTCGGTCCGGGGCTGGTGCGGATCTCGGTCGGCATCGAGGACGTCGAGGACATCGTCGCCGACCTCGACCAGGCGCTGACGACCGCGGTGAGGGAGGCGTGA
- a CDS encoding CoA-binding protein: MGERTWVGPTAQERLALLRSTRTVAVVGASPNPARASYFVATYLLASTDYDVHFVNPVAAAKGETILGRPVHPDLASLPVVPDLVDVFRRPEDTPQVARDAVAVGARALWLQLGVWNEEAAAVAEAGGLTVVMDRCLKIEHARFHGGLHLFGFDTGQLTARKTIR; encoded by the coding sequence ATGGGGGAGCGGACCTGGGTCGGGCCCACGGCGCAGGAGCGGCTCGCGCTGCTGCGGTCGACGCGCACCGTCGCGGTGGTGGGAGCCTCGCCGAACCCGGCGCGGGCGTCGTACTTCGTCGCGACGTACCTGCTGGCCTCGACCGACTACGACGTCCACTTCGTCAACCCGGTCGCGGCGGCGAAGGGGGAGACGATCCTCGGCCGTCCGGTGCACCCCGACCTCGCCTCGCTGCCCGTCGTGCCCGACCTCGTCGACGTGTTCCGCCGGCCGGAGGACACCCCGCAGGTGGCGCGCGACGCCGTCGCCGTCGGGGCCAGGGCCCTCTGGCTGCAGCTCGGGGTGTGGAACGAGGAGGCCGCGGCGGTCGCGGAGGCGGGCGGCCTCACCGTCGTCATGGACCGCTGCCTGAAGATCGAGCACGCCCGCTTCCACGGCGGCCTGCACCTCTTCGGCTTCGACACCGGCCAGCTCACGGCGCGCAAGACCATCCGCTGA
- a CDS encoding acVLRF1 family peptidyl-tRNA hydrolase codes for MVELGPERVVEVEPERVERWAANFAERHGGATTSYDGARIAVLVGGDGATASFTWSDADPLGVVLVRRGGYAVALVRDGVLVEHKVGTRHVQSRTAAGGWSQQRFARRRGNQADALVVAVAGHALRVLLGGDESPPTGAPSVPTGLVVGGDRTLVGEVLDDPRLRALAGLPRRELYDLPDPKRSVLDDAVRRGRAVRITLHDPVSH; via the coding sequence GTGGTCGAGCTCGGGCCCGAGCGGGTCGTCGAGGTCGAACCGGAGCGGGTCGAGCGGTGGGCCGCGAACTTCGCCGAGCGGCACGGGGGAGCCACGACGTCGTACGACGGCGCGCGGATCGCCGTCCTGGTCGGCGGCGACGGGGCGACCGCGTCGTTCACGTGGTCCGACGCCGACCCGCTCGGGGTCGTGCTCGTGCGGCGCGGCGGGTACGCCGTCGCGCTGGTCCGGGACGGGGTTCTCGTCGAGCACAAGGTCGGCACCCGGCACGTCCAGTCCCGCACGGCGGCGGGAGGGTGGTCGCAGCAGCGGTTCGCGCGCCGGCGCGGCAACCAGGCCGACGCGCTCGTCGTCGCCGTCGCCGGCCACGCCCTGCGGGTGCTGCTGGGGGGTGACGAGTCACCGCCCACCGGGGCGCCGTCGGTGCCGACGGGGCTGGTCGTCGGCGGCGACCGCACCCTCGTCGGCGAGGTCCTCGACGACCCGCGGCTGCGTGCGCTCGCCGGGCTGCCGCGGCGTGAGCTCTACGACCTGCCCGACCCGAAGCGGTCGGTCCTCGACGACGCCGTACGGCGCGGTCGGGCTGTCCGCATCACCCTGCACGACCCCGTATCGCACTGA